The following is a genomic window from uncultured Hyphomonas sp..
CTGGGCCGGGGCAAGGCCCGGGCCTTCGGTGCGGAGCGCTTTCTCGGCTTCCATCTTGCGGCGCTTCTCGGCGGACTTCGCGATCACTTCGTCAAGCTCGATCTGGGTGCAGAGGCCCAGCGTCACCGGGTCGACCGGGCGGATGTTCTGCGAGTTCCAGTGGCTCTTGTCGCGCACATTGTTGATCGTCGACTTGGTCGTGCCGATCAGCTTGGAGATCTGCGCGTCGGAGACTTCCGGGTGGTTGCGGATGAACCAGGCCACGGCGTCCGGCTTGTCCTGGCGGCGGATGACCGGGGTGTAGCGGCTGCCCTTGCGCTTCGGCTGCGGGATGTGGGCGATTTTCGACTCAGCCACTTTCAGGCGGTAGCCTTCATCATTCTCGCCGCGCTGGATTTCCTCGCGCGAGAGGATACCGCCGGCAATCGGGTCGACGCCGCGCATGTTCTCGGCCACGTCGCCATCGGCGATGCCTTTGACTTCGAGGTGATGCAGGCCGCAGAAATCGGCGATCTGCGCAAAGGTGAGGCTGGTATTGTCGAGCAGCCAGACGGCTGTGGCCTTCGGCATGAGGACTTCGGACATGAGGCTCTCCCTGTTGTTTTTACGCCGCCTGAAATGCAGCCGCCCGGCACGTCGTGCCGGGCGGTTGGGGTCAGGCGCGTGCTGAACCTTGCCCGTTCCTATAGCCCACACGCCGGGGGTTGGAAAGGCTTCAGCCTCACTGGCCAGTGTTATGGCCTGAAATCCCGGAGTTTTTTACCAGGACAGCAGGATCTTCCCGGAATGCGTTCCCGACGCCATCAGCTGGTGCGCCTGATCGGCCTCGGCAGCGGGGAAGACTTTCTGCAGCACCGGAATGATCGCGCCGCTGGCGATGTGTGGCCAGAAATCGGCCTCGACCGCGTCGCGGATGCGCTTTTTCTCCGGCAGGGGCCGCGCGCGCAGCGTGGTGGCTGCCAGTGTCAGGCGCTTCATCAGGACCGGCGCGAAGTTCACGTTCGCCTGGAAGCCGTTCTGGTAGGCGATGTTGATGATCCGCCCGTCAGGGTTGGCGGCAGAAATGTTCTTCTGAATGTAATCCCCGCCGACCATGTCGAGCGTGACGTCGGCGCCGCCTTCGGCTTTGACGATTTCGGCGAAATCCTCGGTCTTGTAATTGATGGTGCGCGTGGCGCCGAGGCTGGCGGCGAGCTGGCATTTCTCGTCCGTTCCGGCGGTCGCGAAAATCTTGGCAGCGCCCGCGGCCTTTGCCATCTGGATCGCCATCACGCCGATGCCGGATGTCCCGCCATGGCAGAGGAATTTTTCCCCGGCTTTCAGGCCGACGCGGTCGAAGACATTGGCCCAGACGGTCATCATCGCTTCCGGCAGGCAGCCGGCCTGGTCGAGGCTCATGCCTTCCGGGACCGGGAAGAGGGAGCCTTCATCGACGGCGACATATTCGGCATAGCCGCCGCCCGCGAGGAGGCCGCAGACCCGGTCGCCTGCTTTCCAGCGCGAGACGCTACTGCCGACGGCTTCGACTGTGCCGGAAACCTCCAGGCCGAGAATGGCCGACGCGCCGGGCGGCGGGGGATAGGCGCCGGCCCGCTGGACCAGGTCCGCCCGGTTCAGGCCGGAAAAGGCCGTCTTGACCAGAACCTCGTTTGCACCCGGTTCCGGCTTTGGCAGGTCCGCCAGGTATAGCGGCCCGTCTTTCTCGATTTCGACGGCTTTCATCGTCTCGCCCATCTGCATGACTCCCGTGTTGAGGAGTCGCATGTAAGGCCTGTTTCTGCTTTGATGAACCCCAAGAGACCGATCGGGAGGCGATGATGGCAATTTCGGATGAAGAGCCGATCCTCGTGAACACGCCGCAGACGCTGGAGCAGATGTCCGTGGACGAGCTGGAAGCGCGGATTGCGGCGCTGAAAGACGGCATTGCCGCCTGCGAACGGGAAATCGAGAAGAAGCGCGCCCAAAAGTCAGCAGCCGATGCGCTGTTTGGCGGCGGCGGAGATTAAGCGGACATAAACACCACTATGGTAAAGCAGGTGTTGGCGTCCAGAATGTCAGGGACAGGTTTATGGCAGCGGAACAGTCGCAAGGCGAAGGCATGAGCATGTCGGACGGGTTCACCGGCGGCAAGCTGTTCGATACCGTCTTCACGCGCGGCATGGCGCTTGTGGAAGAAACAGCTACCTATCTGGACGGGCCGGGCCGCGAACATGCCAAGACGCTGGAACGCGAACCGGGGCTGACCTATGCCGCCTGGAGCATGGAGCTGACGACGCGCCTGATGCAGGCCGCGAGCTGGCTGGTCATGCAGAAAGCCGTGCGTGACGGCGAGATGAAACGCGATGACGCAGCTGCCAAGAAATACCGCATACGGAGAGAGGATCCGCCGCTCGATGTAAAGGCGCAGGAGGGCAGGGGCCTGCCGGCGCGCTTCCTCGAACTGGTGGACCGTTCGGAAGCCCTGTTCGAACAGATCTGCCGCCTCGACGAGGCGCTCTATGGCGCGCAGGCGAAGGCCAGTGGGGCAAACCCCGTGTCGGAGCAGATTGCACAGCTCCAGAAGGCGGCCGAAACCGGCGCGTTCGATCCGCTGATGGTCTGGAACCGCGGACGCTAAACGCCCGTTTTCCGAGTGTGCGGGCCTAAGCGTCTGGCTGGGTCGGAGAGACCAGAAGGCTGCCGCGCTGTTTGGCCTGCGACGGCGTCACCCTGAAAATCCGGGGACGGATATAAAGCGCCCGCAGCGGGGTCTCCAGCGCGAGGCGCTGCATGCCGAGGGCAACCATCAGTGCAACTGCGGCGATGGCCAGGCTGGCGGCGCCTGCATCGGCAAAGATGCCGCTTGCCTGTACCAATGTGACCAGCGCCTGAAGCGGGATGAAGAAACCGAGATAGACGGCCATGGACTGGCGCCCCGTATCGGCGATGAAATGGGCTGCCGGAATGGATGACAGCACGACGCCGAGGCCGATGAGCGCGAAGCTGCCCGCGAAGCCGAGGATCAGCGACACGATCGGCAGGCCCGCAATGCCCATGGCAACAAAGGCGGTGTGTACGCAGGCCCAGACGCCGAGCGACCAGGCAAGGTCGTTCCAGCGCGCCGCGGCGTCCCGCGCGAAGGAAAAGACCAGCGAAGCCCCCGCATATCCGGCATAGAAGTAGATATAGTTCGCGGCAAAATGATCGGTCACGGACCAGCCGGTGTAAAACAGGCCGGCCTCGGACAACACCTGAAGCAGGACCCCTGCGGCCAGAACACGAACCGGTTGCAGCCGCCGGATGGCGCGCGTCACGAGATAGAACAGGGCAAGTTGCTGAAGGAACCAGAGCGGGCTTTCCGGTGCGATCCAGCCAGCGAGGTAGAGGCGCGCAAGTTCCGCCGGGCCGCGGGTGAATGCGCCCGCATTCAGGATCACCGTTTCAATGGCAAGCCACAGCGCGAAGAAATAGGCGAGGCGCAGGACTTTCCGGTCAAAATAGACGGAGGCCGAGCCATAAAGGGACCGGTGCAGGAACAGGCCGGACAGCAGGAAGAAAGCAGGGATGACGACGGGGAGTACCCAGGCGGCGACCCCCAGCATCCAGTTTCCCGCATCCCCCGCGGAATTCCCTGGTGTGCCATATCCAAGCGCGGCGAAGGACATCACCACGAGGATGATTCCAAGGCCTTTTGCGTGATCGATCCAGGCAATGCGTCCGGCGGACATGCGGGGTTCCTCCCTGTTTGGGGAAACCCGCTGCAAGATTCGTGCAGAAAGGGATTAAGCCTGTTGCGGCACTGTCGGCCGGTCCGGATTTTCGCCGGTCAGATGGTCGAATAGACGCGCAAGGCGTAGCGGGCCTGCTGGACGCTGTAGCCTTCCTTCACCGGCGCGCGCAGCACGCAGATCCGGTGCCAAAGGGGCCCGAGCAGCTGTTCGATCACTTCATCGAGGTCGAAATCGCGCCGGATAACGCGTTTTGCCGCCAGTTCGGCCAGCACCATGCGCATCGGCTGGCGGATGTCGCGGCCCATCCAGGCGCGCCAGGCTTCGCCCGCATGCTGGTCGTCAGCTGCGGCCATCAGGGCACCGCGCAGCACGGCATGGC
Proteins encoded in this region:
- a CDS encoding NAD(P)H-quinone oxidoreductase; translated protein: MRLLNTGVMQMGETMKAVEIEKDGPLYLADLPKPEPGANEVLVKTAFSGLNRADLVQRAGAYPPPPGASAILGLEVSGTVEAVGSSVSRWKAGDRVCGLLAGGGYAEYVAVDEGSLFPVPEGMSLDQAGCLPEAMMTVWANVFDRVGLKAGEKFLCHGGTSGIGVMAIQMAKAAGAAKIFATAGTDEKCQLAASLGATRTINYKTEDFAEIVKAEGGADVTLDMVGGDYIQKNISAANPDGRIINIAYQNGFQANVNFAPVLMKRLTLAATTLRARPLPEKKRIRDAVEADFWPHIASGAIIPVLQKVFPAAEADQAHQLMASGTHSGKILLSW
- a CDS encoding cell cycle transcriptional regulator TrcR, whose protein sequence is MSEVLMPKATAVWLLDNTSLTFAQIADFCGLHHLEVKGIADGDVAENMRGVDPIAGGILSREEIQRGENDEGYRLKVAESKIAHIPQPKRKGSRYTPVIRRQDKPDAVAWFIRNHPEVSDAQISKLIGTTKSTINNVRDKSHWNSQNIRPVDPVTLGLCTQIELDEVIAKSAEKRRKMEAEKALRTEGPGLAPAQDDPDAYDAGEEDAAKKDVSADDVFRDFN
- a CDS encoding DUF1465 family protein, which codes for MAAEQSQGEGMSMSDGFTGGKLFDTVFTRGMALVEETATYLDGPGREHAKTLEREPGLTYAAWSMELTTRLMQAASWLVMQKAVRDGEMKRDDAAAKKYRIRREDPPLDVKAQEGRGLPARFLELVDRSEALFEQICRLDEALYGAQAKASGANPVSEQIAQLQKAAETGAFDPLMVWNRGR
- a CDS encoding DUF1192 domain-containing protein, with the translated sequence MAISDEEPILVNTPQTLEQMSVDELEARIAALKDGIAACEREIEKKRAQKSAADALFGGGGD
- a CDS encoding acyltransferase family protein, translated to MSAGRIAWIDHAKGLGIILVVMSFAALGYGTPGNSAGDAGNWMLGVAAWVLPVVIPAFFLLSGLFLHRSLYGSASVYFDRKVLRLAYFFALWLAIETVILNAGAFTRGPAELARLYLAGWIAPESPLWFLQQLALFYLVTRAIRRLQPVRVLAAGVLLQVLSEAGLFYTGWSVTDHFAANYIYFYAGYAGASLVFSFARDAAARWNDLAWSLGVWACVHTAFVAMGIAGLPIVSLILGFAGSFALIGLGVVLSSIPAAHFIADTGRQSMAVYLGFFIPLQALVTLVQASGIFADAGAASLAIAAVALMVALGMQRLALETPLRALYIRPRIFRVTPSQAKQRGSLLVSPTQPDA